Proteins encoded together in one Branchiostoma lanceolatum isolate klBraLanc5 chromosome 11, klBraLanc5.hap2, whole genome shotgun sequence window:
- the LOC136445067 gene encoding polycystin-1-like protein 2, producing the protein MGRSFRRLLILLGAYIIYTGPCAGELMDYGFEKTEDKVDERDACDARVVVGDKYYTVVDDAEVTFDQAASTCRRFPCWLDIRGDAGASSVWRHSDGTEMSFRSGWGITVASEDDPTRRCSVGHYSVAVASCQDLYNFGCEFDLETDAPGSPCFPTVVLDTGSRPYEKPFQLLGAGDFSTYGSIVDLDCPGDYNITYRWKVREEENRRDPDVPPELTMIGIYENCSREDNCNYLATKSHERLRLWTECWARYNRWFKEEGLRPNLALMGPEHSFYWSLKQFPEGFSGIDWGNDTLTGREQEELIIKDHIFTVPGEYILRLDILTNGVLCTAGNCSYAEWKFFIQGPPENAREPVCAADISVPLSSVECNRTQPYSELDTSWTGEGCECREVSNLCTVSPTDGIALTTRFDLGCLDFEGVGAIRYEFYYRTRATASVSTLSTDSESGHYNLLQHGMSPSPLPFKLPSGLASDDYKVFILVEMSDQEGTTKTSELELTVRLPPFEELLTAIDATNAEVETAIRWGNKMEAVHLSTIIAATLNNIRSEGAYGVVDWREARQAIIYNVGRVPIENVESVIQSSESLIQATHYDDEVTADGQVSAAKQLLHMAKFMTQKVTTTNMTQEKVERVAGIIMTAAFNVFKSSEVVAGWKHTGNGPPEDANTTESTLLKNRNATTIAFRAIDELTNQILMGKVPREVVTMISSEDFQVVVNRTDCPTWFNNKDHTVHFTSFEDGTWFRLPPLPVFVMAYARSVLRIRGRITERDLKEIANDEFCVFNGTQVLHSRWRNPFEYATNISHRDLGIGIGGLHFSDSMERKGISGLEEPIEFSILRHNQSVAAEEFDDVGVGGTIQYVPFKYNGSIDPADTFIFLAPKDPLVSPTFTLYLAYGIKPNATLFDLTTTLPIPSNMSYSLDLDENITVTSDPYIWRVRLGDVDIWDSNDTHWYIGIVPTSAEGTDVGGGLTVSFAVFVEPVECVFFNEKDHFWDRSGCEVGPLTSRTHLHCRCDHLTKFSGLMGLIPPNEINFERALEGFLLLKNLIQNPIGIMTCCVLFSFYIALCVPWTRKNDAKDLGKTTTAAIFDDTKRPKPRYYLRVFTGPRANAGTTAKVSIMLHGATRECGPFLLHQPYSAMFEKGNMAGFVLCTETDPGWLTHVRVWHDNSGKEPSWFLEKVIVDDLLDINHQYYFLCNRWLAFDEDDEQIERVLPAAKDEQLVAFSTLFADRTAKDLRDGHIWYSVYGRPASSPFTRTQRVSCCLSIIMCTMLANIMFFGRGDDFAQPEPVTIFGFDVQIPISWPQVATMSRENLRPIQ; encoded by the exons ATGGGGAGGTCGTTCCGGCGCTTGTTGATCCTCCTGGGAGCTTACATCATTTACACGGGCCCGTGTGCGGGTGAACTAATGGATTACG GTTTTGAGAAGACAGAGGATAAGGTCgatg AGCGAGACGCGTGCGATGCGAGGGTGGTGGTGGGAGACAAGTACTACACCGTTGTGGACGACGCCGAAGTGACGTTCGACCAGGCTGCGTCCACCTGT AGACGGTTCCCTTGTTGGCTGGACATCAGAGGAGACGCGGGTGCATCTTCTGTGTGGAGGCATTCCGACGGAACGGAGATGTCATTCCGCAGCGG GTGGGGAATAACTGTAGCGTCTGAGGATGATCCCACCAGGAGATGTTCGGTTGGACATTATTCCGTAGCTGTTGCTTCGTGCCAGGACCTTTACAACTTTGGATGTGAATTCGACTTAG AAACTGACGCCCCGGGTTCTCCATGTTTCCCCACGGTTGTTCTGGACACAGGGAGTCGACCTTACGAGAAACCGTTTCAACTCTTGGGAGCTGGGGATTTCTCTACATATGGAAG TATCGTTGACCTGGACTGTCCTGGAGACTACAACATCACCTACAGGTGGAAAGTTCGGGAAGAGGAAAATCGCCGGGATCCAGATGTACCCCCTGAACTGACCATGATAGGAATCTATGAAAA CTGTAGCCGTGAAGACAACTGCAACTACCTGGCCACCAAGAGTCACGAGCGGCTGAGGCTGTGGACGGAGTGCTGGGCACGCTACAACAGATGGTTCAAAGAGGAGGGGCTGAGACCGAACCTCGCCTTGATGGGACCGGAGCACTCCTTCTACTGGAGCCTGAAACAGTTTCCGGAGGGGTTCAGCGGCATTGACTGGGGGAACGACACTCTGACGGGCAGGGAGCAAGAAGAACTGATCATTAAAGACCATATATTCACT GTTCCAGGAGAGTACATCTTACGCCTGGACATCCTGACAAACGGTGTTCTCTGCACCGCCGGAAACTGCAGCTATGCAGAGTGGAAGTTTTTCATCCAGGGCCCGCCTGAGAACGCGCGTGAACCCGTCTGTGCTGCCGACATATCAGTACCTCTGTCCTCAG TCGAGTGCAACCGAACACAGCCGTACAGCGAGCTGGACACGTCATGGACCGGAGAGGGCTGTGAATGCCGGGAAGTCTCCAACCTCTGTACCGTAAGCCCGACGGATGGGATCGCCCTGACCACCAGATTCGACTTGGGCTGCTTAG ACTTTGAAGGTGTCGGAGCGATTCGGTATGAGTTCTACTACAGAACCAGAGCCACAGCTTCAGTCAGCACCCTCTCGACTGACTCCGAGTCAGGACATTACAACTTACTGCAGCACGGAATG TCGCCATCGCCACTTCCATTCAAGCTGCCGTCCGGTCTGGCGTCTGATGACTACAAGGTCTTCATTCTGGTGGAGATGTCCGACCAGGAGGGAACGACAAAGACTAGTGAACTGGAGCTGACG GTTCGGCTGCCTCCTTTTGAAGAGCTGCTCACCGCTATCGACGCCACCAACGCTGAAGTGGAGACCGCCATCCGCTGGGGAAACAAAATGGAGGCCGTGCACTTAAGTACCATCATAGCGGCAACTCTCAACAACATCCGCTCAGAAGGAGCTTATGGAGTGGTGGACTGGAGGGAA GCACGACAGGCGATCATCTATAACGTTGGGAGAGTTCCTATAGAGAACGTTGAATCCGTCATCCAGTCCTCCGAGTCCCTCATTCAGGCCACTCACTATGACGACGAGGTCACGGCAGACGGACAG GTCAGTGCAGCCAAGCAACTCCTCCACATGGCCAAGTTCATGACTCAAAAAGTCACCACAACAAATATGACACAGGAAAAAGTCGAGAGAGTTGCTGGTATCATCATGACAG CTGCCTTCAATGTCTTTAAAAGTTCTGAAGTTGTTGCTGGATGGAAACACACCGGAAACGGGCCACCTGAAGACGCGAATACGACGGAGTCGACTTTACTCAAG AATCGAAACGCCACGACCATAGCTTTTCGTGCCATTGATGAACTCACTAACCAGATTCTGATGGGAAAAGTACCGCGTGAAGTCGTGACAATGATATCATCGGAGGACTTTCAG GTTGTGGTCAACAGGACTGACTGTCCCACGTGGTTCAATAATAAAGATCACACCGTCCACTTCACCAGTTTTGAAGATGGAACCTGGTTCCGACTTCCGCCATTACCAGTCTTTGTGATGGCATACGCACGATCGGTTCTG AGGATCAGGGGTCGCATTACAGAGAGAGACCTCAAGGAAATAGCGAATGATGAGTTCTGCGTCTTCAATGGGACGCAG GTTTTACATAGCCGCTGGAGAAACCCTTTTGAGTATGCCACCAACATCAGCCACAGAGACTTAGGCATAGGAATAGGAGGGCTGCATTTTAGCGACTCCATGGAAAGGAAGGGGATTTCTGGCCTGGAGGAGCCCATAGAGTTTTCCATCCTGAGGCACAACCAGTCTGTGGCAGCTGAGGAGTTTGATGACGTTGGAGTAGGCGGGACAATACAG TACGTCCCTTTCAAGTACAACGGCTCCATCGACCCGGCAGACACGTTCATCTTCCTGGCCCCAAAGGACCCTCTGGTGTCCCCAACCTTTACCCTGTACCTGGCCTACGGCATCAAACCCAACGCGACTCTGTTCGACCTGACTACCACTCTTCCTATTCCTTCTAACATGAG CTATTCTCTTGATCTGGATGAAAACATCACCGTGACGTCAGACCCGTACATCTGGCGAGTGCGTCTCGGTGACGTGGACATTTGGGACAGCAATGACACCCACTGGTACATCG GAATTGTGCCTACAAGTGCAGAAGGAACTGATGTGGGAGGCGGTCTAACAGTCTCATTTGCAGTCTTCGTTGAACCCGTAGAATGCGTGTTCTTTAACGAGAAGGACCATTTCTGGGACCGAAGTGGTTGTGAG GTTGGGCCTCTGACGAGCAGGACCCATCTCCACTGCCGCTGTGACCACCTGACCAAGTTCTCGGGTCTGATGGGCCTGATTCCCCCAAACGAGATCAACTTTGAGCGCGCTCTGGAAGGTTTCCTTCTGCTGAAGAACCTGATACAGAATCCCATCGGCATCATGACGTGCTGCGTCCTGTTCTCCTTCTACATCGCATTGTGTGTGCCCTGGACAAGGAAAAATGATGCCAAGGATCTCGGGAAG ACCACCACGGCAGCAATCTTCGACGACACGAAACGTCCCAAACCTCGCTACTACCTGAGGGTCTTCACTGGACCGAGAGCAAACGCAGGGACAACAGCAAAG GTGTCCATCATGCTGCACGGGGCGACCAGGGAGTGCGGCCCGTTCCTCCTCCACCAGCCCTACTCCGCCATGTTTGAGAAGGGAAACATGGCCGGGTTTGTTCTGTGCACCGAGACGGACCCAGGCTGGCTCACCCACGTGCGCGTGTGGCACGACAACTCCGGGAAGGAGCCGTCCTG GTTTCTGGAGAAAGTCATTGTAGACGATCTGCTGGATATAAACCACCAGTACTACTTCCTCTGCAACAG GTGGCTGGCCTTTGACGAGGACGATGAGCAAATTGAGCGCGTGCTGCCTGCAGCTAAGGACGAGCAGCTGGTGGCCTTCAGCACTCTGTTCGCTGATAGAACTGCCAA
- the LOC136445068 gene encoding polycystin-1-like protein 2, protein MNAKVVTVGPLTSRTHLHCRCDHLTKFSGLIAPNEINFERALKGFLLLKNLIQNPIGIMTCCVLFSFYIALCVPWTRKNDAKDLGKITTAAIFDDTKRPKPRYYLRVFTGPRANAGTTAKVSIMLHGATRECGPFLLHQPYSAMFEKGNMAGFVLCTETDPGWLTHVRVWHDNSGKEPSWFLEKVIVDDLLGENQQYYFLCNRWLAFDEDDEQIERVLPAAKDEQLVAFSTLFADRTAKDLRDGHIWYSVYGRPASSPFTRTQRVSCCLSIIMCTMLANIMFFGRGDDFAQPEPVKIFGFDVEIPISWPQIVIGLQSAAVVFPINAIIIWTFRSVKQRPENTQKKSTSAGSRAIEEDKSGGRPKRSSSKNKPASTGLSSTEIYLMNVEPSLPDQVRKEAARTRQDEVTEPTSPGQSKSQEVNEKYAVLDDPEKDTPGVLPWWFVYIGFVLVFVTTNTAAFFVMLYTFEFGREKAEAWLLIFLTSFLSDLILIQPVKILAMAALFAVFFKKAEKGDEGKKWDLKQCEDIAKDQKQGLPVPDQHGSPDLAQARMVAVRRRKLRTILKEVAVYALFLTVVMLAAYGQKNHMAFYMSSEVQRLVVHNKEMSFEEVSDADSYWTWLEDAAIPGLYPDASSAVLDLPAYRVGPIRLRQARVKLDPDCLATVSPGNQTSECDRRYDYFSQDEGRYGEGWLPLPTVNITAFNGTNGTAEIADQNGTSPWEFRSPEDLHEFLYAGDQSVYFGGGYVADTSNNASQTLATIEALKNHGWIDRATRAVFTDVTLYSPDSNLFSIVTLLVEFTAIGAGFPRWEVHTVRLYRFHGGWEVWMSLVYISALAIFTLVFAIREVRTAYNSGALYIMDFWNWVELIIILQAVTGVTTYFYSEAVLEDVASKRKDNSASSVDANFGLSGYFVNYRRAAVWDQVYTYVIATLLCSVTLKMTHLLRFNHRASLLIHTLKRSVGPLSGFSIMFFLYFFAFAILLHLTFGLRMLAYSSFARTFEAMVTIIAGDLNFQQISTTTGNLGTFILFLFVFIFNICLIGFFVAIIDESYHSAKDDEQLEKTDYDLKGFFKYQTEKLKPKKKARKPRNENTTVMGPGYSELKVNVMKRLRTVFEDLDER, encoded by the exons ATGAACGCTAAAGTAGTCACC GTTGGACCTCTGACGAGCAGGACCCATCTCCACTGCCGCTGTGACCACCTGACCAAGTTCTCGGGCCTGATTGCTCCAAACGAGATCAACTTTGAGCGCGCTCTCAAAGGTTTCCTTCTGCTGAAGAACCTGATTCAGAATCCCATCGGCATCATGACGTGCTGCGTCCTGTTCTCCTTCTACATCGCCTTGTGTGTGCCTTGGACAAGGAAAAATGATGCCAAGGACCTCGGGAAG ATCACCACGGCAGCAATCTTCGACGACACAAAACGTCCCAAACCTCGCTACTACCTGAGGGTCTTCACTGGACCGAGAGCAAACGCCGGGACGACAGCAAAG GTGTCCATCATGCTGCACGGGGCGACCAGGGAGTGCGGCCCGTTCCTCCTCCACCAGCCCTACTCCGCCATGTTTGAGAAGGGAAACATGGCCGGGTTTGTTCTGTGCACCGAGACGGACCCAGGCTGGCTCACCCACGTGCGCGTGTGGCACGACAACTCCGGGAAGGAGCCGTCCTG GTTCCTGGAGAAAGTCATTGTGGACGATCTGCTGGGTGAAAACCAGCAGTACTACTTCCTCTGCAACAG GTGGCTGGCCTTTGATGAGGACGATGAGCAAATTGAGCGCGTGCTGCCTGCAGCTAAGGACGAGCAGCTGGTGGCCTTCAGCACTCTGTTCGCTGATAGAACAGCTAA GGACCTGCGAGACGGTCACATCTGGTACTCTGTGTACGGACGCCCTGCCAGCAGCCCCTTCACCCGCACCCAGCGCGTCTCCTGCTGCCTGTCCATCATCATGTGCACCATGCTGGCAAACATCATGTTCTTCGGCCGAGGAGACGACTTCGCCCAGCCGGAACCCGTCAAGATCTTCGGATTTGATGTGGAGATCCCGATTTCCTGGCCTCAG ATTGTCATCGGTCTCCAAAGCGCCGCGGTGGTGTTTCCTATCAACGCCATCATCATCTGGACCTTCCGGAGCGTCAAACAGCGTCCAGAAAATACACAGAAGAAAA GCACTTCTGCTGGCAGCCGTGCCATCGAAGAAGACAAATCGGGCGGACGTCCTAAACGGTCTTCATCAAAGAACAAACCTGCTTCCACCGGACTGTCGAGCACCGAAATTTATCTGATGAACGTGGAACCGTCATTGCCCGACCAG GTCCGGAAGGAAGCTGCCCGCACCAGGCAGGACGAAGTCACTGAACCGACTTCCCCTGGACAGAGCAAGTCTCAAG AGGTGAATGAGAAATACGCTGTACTGGACGATCCGGAGAAGGACACTCCAGGGGTGCTGCCGTGGTGGTTTGTCTATATTG GCTTCGTCCTTGTGTTCGTGACCACCAACACCGCCGCCTTCTTCGTCATGCTGTACACGTTTGAGTTCGGGCGGGAGAAGGCAGAAGCCTGGCTGCTCATCTTCCTGACGTCATTCCTCTCCGACCTCATCCTCATCCAGCCTGTCAAGATACTCGCCATGGCGGCGctgtttgcggtgtttttcaAG AAAGCGGAAAAAGGGGACGAAGGGAAGAAATGGGATCTAAAACAGTGTGAAGACATTGCTAAAGATCAAAAGCAG GGTCTACCTGTCCCGGACCAACACGGTTCCCCGGACCTGGCTCAGGCCCGGATGGTCGCCGTCCGACGCAGGAAGCTCAGGACAATCCTGAAGGAAGTGGCTGTTTACGCCCTTTTCCTGACTGTGGTCATGCTGGCTGCGTACGGACAGAAGAACCACATGGCCTTTTATATGTCCAGCGAGGTTCAGCGACTCGTTGTACACAACAAGGAGATGTCTTTCGAAGAG GTGAGTGATGCAGATTCCTACTGGACCTGGCTGGAAGATGCAGCCATCCCAGGTCTTTACCCAGACGCCTCTTCAGCCGTCCTGGACCTGCCTGCCTATCGTGTAGGACCGATACGGCTCCGCCAGGCTAGAGTCAAGCTGG ATCCTGACTGCCTGGCGACAGTGTCACCAGGAAACCAGACATCAGAGTGCGACAGACGCTATGATTACTTCAGTCAGGACGAAGGGCGCTACGGAGAAGGATGGTTGCCGCTACCCACAGTCAACATCACCGCTTTCAACGGAACCAACGGCACCGCAGAGATAGCAGATCAGAACGGCACAAGTCCGTGGGAGTTCCGGTCGCCTGAAGATTTACATG AATTTCTCTATGCTGGAGACCAAAGCGTGTATTTTGGCGGAGGCTACGTCGCCGACACGTCCAACAACGCGTCACAGACATTGGCAACAATCGAAGCTCTTAAGAATCATGGCTGGATTGATAGAG CAACCCGAGCCGTCTTCACCGACGTCACCCTGTACTCGCCCGACTCCAACCTGTTCTCCATCGTGACCCTCCTGGTGGAGTTCACGGCTATCGGGGCCGGCTTCCCCCGCTGGGAGGTCCACACCGTCCGCCTCTACCGCTTCCACGGCGGCTGGGAGGTCTGGATGTCGCTCGTCTACATTTCTGCGCTCGCCATTTTCACTTTGGTCTTCGCCATCAGAGAAG TACGGACAGCTTACAACAGCGGAGCCCTGTACATCATGGACTTCTGGAACTGGGTGGAACTGATCATCATCCTCCAGGCCGTGACGGGGGTCACCACCTACTTCTACTCTGAGGCCGTCCTAGAGGACGTAGCAAGTAAAAGGAAAGACAACAGTGCGTCCAGCGTTGATGCAAACTTTGGTCTCTCGGGCTATTTCGTGAACTACAGGCGCGCAGCCGTCTGGGACCAGGTCTACACTTACGTCATCGCCACCCTGTTGTGCAGCGTCACTCTCAAGATGACCCACCTGCTGCGTTTCAACCATCGCGCGTCTCTCCTGATCCACACCCTCAAGCGCAGCGTTGGTCCGCTCTCCGGCTTTTCCATCATGTTCTTTCTCTACTTCTTTGCCTTCGCCATTCTGCTTCATCTGACGTTCGGTCTGCGCATGCTCGCCTACAGTTCCTTTGCTCGCACATTCGAGGCGATGGTGACCATTATAGCTGGTGACCTGAACTTTCAGCAAATCTCTACAACTACTGGAAATCTTGGaactttcattttgtttctgtttgttttcatcTTCAACATCTGTTTAATTGGTTTCTTTGTGGCCATCATTGACGAGTCTTATCATAGCGCAAAGGATGATGAGCAGTTAGAGAAAACTGACTACGACCTGAAAGGgtttttcaaatatcaaacagaaAAACTGAAGCCAAAGAAAAAGGCAAGGAAGCCCAGAAATGAAAACACAACTGTGATGGGGCCTGGTTATTCAGAACTTAAGGTAAATGTGATGAAGAGGTTGAGGACAGTCTTTGAAGACTTAGATGAAAGATAG